Proteins from a single region of Pseudomonas ekonensis:
- a CDS encoding sugar diacid recognition domain-containing protein, which yields MFELDHDLAQDIVDRAMAILPYNVNVMDSQGLILGSGEPERINTRHEGAQLVLANGRVVEIDAQTAVHLKGVQPGINLPLMLDGRLIGVLGITGEPEPLRTYAELVRMTAEMLVAQRNQQAEQQWRRQRCDDLLALLLSEAGDSPRLVDEAQQLGLKPQLTRVPYLFELGLEQGAGQTVEALGAWLMSRYPDSWCVSSAKSSLLWCRPAGQALEHDRLLEKLDGQGWNILRIAVGGQADGLAGLRRCYRRVGDLLAYGREVLPNARLLKLDRYRLPVMLWRHRNDDALDELLKPLRKVIAKDSNGQLLATLRSWCEHDGQSQACADALGIHRNSLRYRMERIAELSAVDPLRLDGMLALYLGVQLLPQG from the coding sequence ATGTTCGAACTCGATCACGACCTTGCGCAGGACATCGTCGACCGGGCCATGGCCATTCTGCCCTACAACGTCAATGTCATGGACAGCCAGGGGCTGATCCTGGGCAGCGGCGAGCCGGAGCGCATCAACACCCGCCACGAAGGCGCGCAACTGGTGCTGGCCAACGGTCGGGTGGTGGAGATCGACGCCCAGACCGCCGTGCACCTCAAGGGCGTGCAGCCGGGGATCAACCTGCCGTTGATGCTCGACGGCCGGCTGATCGGCGTGCTCGGCATCACCGGCGAGCCGGAGCCATTGCGCACCTACGCCGAGCTGGTGCGCATGACCGCCGAAATGCTGGTGGCCCAGCGTAACCAGCAGGCCGAGCAACAATGGCGGCGCCAGCGCTGCGATGACCTGCTGGCGCTGCTGCTGAGCGAGGCGGGGGATTCGCCGCGGCTGGTGGACGAAGCGCAGCAGCTGGGGCTCAAACCGCAGTTGACGCGGGTGCCGTACCTGTTCGAGCTGGGCCTGGAGCAAGGCGCAGGGCAAACGGTCGAAGCCCTCGGGGCCTGGCTGATGTCGCGCTACCCGGACAGCTGGTGCGTGAGCTCGGCCAAGTCGTCGTTGCTGTGGTGCCGGCCGGCAGGTCAGGCCCTGGAGCATGACCGCTTGCTGGAAAAGCTCGACGGGCAGGGCTGGAACATTCTGCGCATCGCCGTGGGCGGGCAGGCCGACGGGCTGGCGGGGCTGCGCCGGTGCTATCGGCGGGTCGGCGATCTGCTGGCCTACGGACGCGAAGTGCTGCCGAATGCGCGGCTGCTCAAGCTCGACCGCTACCGCCTGCCGGTGATGCTCTGGCGGCACCGCAACGACGACGCCCTCGATGAACTGCTCAAGCCTTTGCGCAAGGTGATCGCCAAAGACAGCAACGGCCAGTTGCTGGCGACGCTGCGCAGCTGGTGCGAGCACGACGGCCAAAGCCAGGCCTGCGCCGATGCGCTGGGCATCCACCGCAACAGCCTGCGATACCGAATGGAGCGGATCGCCGAACTGAGCGCAGTGGATCCGCTGCGGCTGGACGGGATGCTGGCGCTGTACCTGGGGGTGCAACTGCTGCCGCAGGGCTGA
- a CDS encoding MFS transporter, whose product MSQSAAAVQAIADDKNAVYKRITLRLIPFIFICYLFNYLDRVNVGFAKLQMLDALKFSETVYGLGAGIFFIGYVLCGVPSNLALTRFGPRRWIALMMITWGTLSTCLLFVTTPTQFYTLRLFTGAAEAGFFPGVVLYLSQWFPTFRRGRIMALFMSAIPVSGLLGSPFSGWILNHFAAGQGGLAGWQWMFLLQGIPTVVLGVLAYFLLSDSFANAKWLSPQERKVLEADQAEDLANKPKTASDSLAEVFKNPAIWAFGLIYFCIQSGVYAINFWLPSIIKNLGFSDNLVIGWLSAIPYLLAALFMLVVGRSADLRKERRWHLVVPMLMGAAGLLIAVNFAANPTLAILGLTLATMGALTGLPMFWPVPTAMLSAGAAAGGLALINSMGQMAGFLSPYLVGWVKDSTGSTDAALYLLAAVIVGGSLLALRMTRTLRA is encoded by the coding sequence ATGTCACAGAGCGCCGCAGCTGTCCAGGCCATCGCTGACGACAAAAATGCCGTCTACAAACGCATCACCCTGCGTTTGATCCCCTTCATCTTCATCTGCTACCTGTTCAACTACCTCGACCGGGTGAACGTCGGCTTCGCCAAGCTGCAGATGCTCGACGCGCTGAAATTCAGCGAAACCGTCTACGGCCTCGGCGCCGGGATCTTCTTCATCGGCTACGTGCTGTGCGGCGTGCCGAGCAACCTGGCGCTGACCAGGTTCGGCCCGCGGCGCTGGATCGCCCTGATGATGATCACCTGGGGCACGCTGTCGACTTGCCTGCTGTTCGTCACCACCCCGACCCAGTTCTACACCCTGCGCCTGTTCACCGGCGCCGCCGAAGCCGGGTTCTTCCCCGGCGTGGTGCTGTACCTCTCGCAGTGGTTCCCGACGTTCCGCCGCGGGCGGATCATGGCGCTGTTCATGTCGGCGATCCCGGTGTCGGGCCTGCTCGGCAGCCCGTTCTCCGGCTGGATCCTCAACCACTTCGCCGCAGGCCAGGGCGGCCTGGCCGGGTGGCAGTGGATGTTCCTGCTGCAGGGCATTCCGACCGTGGTGCTGGGGGTGCTCGCGTACTTCCTGCTCAGCGACAGCTTCGCCAACGCCAAGTGGCTGAGCCCCCAGGAGCGCAAGGTACTGGAGGCCGACCAGGCCGAAGACCTGGCGAACAAGCCGAAGACCGCCTCCGACTCGTTGGCCGAAGTGTTCAAGAACCCGGCGATCTGGGCGTTCGGCCTGATCTACTTCTGCATCCAGAGCGGCGTGTACGCGATCAACTTCTGGCTGCCGTCGATCATCAAGAACCTGGGCTTCAGCGACAACCTGGTGATCGGCTGGCTGAGCGCGATCCCGTACCTGCTGGCCGCGCTGTTCATGCTGGTGGTCGGCCGCTCGGCGGACCTGCGCAAGGAACGCCGCTGGCACCTGGTGGTGCCGATGCTGATGGGGGCGGCCGGCCTGCTGATCGCGGTGAACTTCGCCGCCAACCCGACCCTCGCCATCCTCGGCCTGACCCTCGCCACCATGGGCGCCCTCACGGGCCTGCCGATGTTCTGGCCGGTGCCCACGGCGATGCTCAGCGCCGGCGCGGCGGCGGGCGGCCTGGCGTTGATCAACTCCATGGGCCAGATGGCTGGCTTCCTGAGCCCGTACCTGGTGGGCTGGGTCAAGGACAGCACCGGCTCGACCGACGCGGCGCTGTACCTGCTGGCGGCCGTGATCGTCGGCGGCAGCCTGCTGGCGCTGCGCATGACGCGCACGTTGCGGGCGTAA
- a CDS encoding SDR family oxidoreductase: MKPLESSLRGQTVVVIGGSSGIGAAVASGAAARGACVYAVGRRTDAGGTGDVRQASADITDDASLRQLFERIGAFDHLVITAGPNVGAKPLADSDLLLAQQAFDVKFWGAVRSIQQALPYLSERGSITLTSGLLSRKFVAGQFVKTTLNAALEALAKQLAKELAPRRVNVVSPGVTDTEAYAGMDESQRAAMFARTSAALPVGRIGTPQDLAAAFMLAMENGFISGSIIDVDGGGLL, encoded by the coding sequence ATGAAACCACTCGAATCTTCCTTGCGCGGCCAGACCGTCGTCGTCATCGGCGGCAGCAGCGGCATCGGTGCCGCCGTCGCGTCCGGCGCCGCCGCGCGCGGCGCCTGTGTCTACGCAGTCGGCCGACGGACCGATGCCGGCGGCACCGGCGATGTCCGTCAGGCGTCCGCCGACATCACCGATGACGCGTCGTTGCGCCAATTGTTCGAACGCATCGGCGCCTTCGATCATCTGGTGATCACCGCAGGCCCGAACGTCGGCGCCAAGCCCCTGGCCGACAGTGACCTGCTGCTCGCGCAACAGGCGTTCGACGTGAAGTTCTGGGGCGCGGTGCGTTCGATCCAGCAAGCGCTGCCGTACCTGAGCGAGCGGGGCAGCATCACCCTGACGTCCGGTCTGCTGTCGCGCAAGTTCGTGGCCGGGCAGTTCGTCAAGACCACCCTGAACGCAGCGCTTGAGGCGCTGGCCAAACAGTTGGCCAAGGAGCTGGCGCCGCGCCGGGTCAACGTGGTCAGCCCCGGCGTGACCGACACCGAAGCCTACGCCGGCATGGACGAAAGCCAACGTGCGGCGATGTTCGCACGCACCTCGGCGGCATTGCCGGTGGGCCGGATCGGCACGCCGCAGGACCTGGCCGCCGCGTTCATGCTGGCGATGGAAAACGGCTTCATCAGCGGCAGCATCATCGACGTCGACGGAGGCGGATTGTTATGA
- a CDS encoding LysR family transcriptional regulator codes for MSSILDLEIFVRTADSGSISAAARTLELTPAAASIALKRLETRLGIRLFARSTRSMRLTEEGRRYLDSVRLALATLAEGEQALKQQTEGLSGVLQLAAPSDFGRNVLLPWLDDFKREHPHIQLQLLLNDRHADLFRETVDVALRFGVPSDSTLVALPILPDHRRVACASPAYVERHGSPQHPGELSGHSALLYLRNGRPYNIWRFSRGDETLEVEVRGDYLSDDGEVARRWALAGHGVAYKAWLDVADDVRAGRLVTLFDDWQGESVPFNLLCPHRVQVSERVKVLLAFLRERCKTLSR; via the coding sequence ATGAGCTCGATACTCGATCTGGAGATCTTCGTCCGCACCGCCGACTCGGGCAGCATTTCCGCCGCGGCCCGGACACTGGAGCTCACCCCGGCGGCCGCCAGCATCGCGCTGAAGCGCCTGGAGACGCGCCTGGGCATTCGCCTGTTCGCCCGTTCCACCCGCAGCATGCGCCTGACCGAAGAAGGCCGGCGCTATCTGGACAGCGTGCGCCTGGCCCTGGCCACGCTGGCCGAGGGCGAGCAGGCGCTCAAGCAGCAGACCGAAGGCTTGAGCGGCGTCCTGCAACTGGCGGCGCCGTCGGACTTCGGGCGCAATGTGCTGTTGCCGTGGCTGGATGACTTCAAGCGCGAACATCCGCACATCCAGTTGCAGTTGCTGCTCAACGACCGTCACGCGGATCTGTTTCGCGAGACGGTGGACGTGGCGCTGCGCTTCGGCGTGCCCAGCGATTCGACGCTGGTGGCGTTGCCGATCCTGCCCGACCATCGTCGCGTGGCCTGCGCCAGTCCCGCCTACGTGGAGCGCCACGGTTCGCCGCAACACCCCGGCGAACTGAGCGGGCACAGCGCTCTGCTCTACCTGCGCAACGGTCGGCCGTACAACATCTGGCGCTTCAGCCGCGGCGACGAAACCCTGGAGGTCGAAGTCCGCGGCGACTACTTGAGCGACGACGGCGAAGTCGCCCGGCGCTGGGCCTTGGCCGGCCACGGGGTCGCCTACAAGGCCTGGCTCGACGTGGCCGACGACGTGCGCGCCGGCCGGCTGGTGACGCTGTTCGACGACTGGCAAGGCGAAAGCGTGCCGTTCAATCTGCTGTGCCCGCACCGGGTGCAGGTGTCGGAACGGGTCAAGGTGCTGCTGGCGTTCCTGCGCGAACGCTGCAAAACGTTGAGCCGATAA
- a CDS encoding aldo/keto reductase has product MSYRTLGHSGLQVSTLTLGTMMFGEQTSAEDSLRIIDKAWDQGINFIDTADVYTNGRSEEIVGEAIARRRHEWVLATKVGFGPADGVPNRSGLSRKHLFNGLEASLTRLGTDYLDIYYLHREDHNTPLEVTVSAIGDLIRQGKIRYWGLSNYRGWRIAEVVRVADKLGVDRPVISQPLYNIVNRQAETEQITAAQTYGLGVVPYSPLARGVLSGKYAPDVTPDANSRAGRQDKRILETEWRVESLRIAQQIQQYTKERGVGIVEFAIAWVLNNGAVTSAIVGPRTEAQWDAYTKAQAVKITAEDEAFIDSLVTPGHASTPGFNDVSHFVSGRRPRSA; this is encoded by the coding sequence ATGAGCTATCGCACTTTGGGGCACTCGGGGCTGCAGGTGTCCACCCTCACCCTGGGCACGATGATGTTCGGCGAGCAGACCAGCGCGGAAGATTCGCTGCGCATCATCGACAAGGCCTGGGACCAGGGCATCAACTTCATCGACACCGCCGACGTCTACACCAACGGCCGCTCGGAAGAGATCGTCGGCGAAGCCATCGCCCGCCGTCGCCACGAATGGGTGCTGGCGACCAAGGTCGGCTTCGGCCCGGCGGACGGCGTGCCGAACCGCAGCGGCTTGAGCCGCAAGCACCTGTTCAATGGCCTGGAGGCCAGCCTGACCCGGCTCGGCACCGACTACCTCGACATCTATTACCTGCACCGCGAAGACCACAACACCCCGCTGGAAGTGACGGTTTCGGCCATCGGCGACCTGATCCGCCAGGGCAAGATCCGCTACTGGGGCCTGTCGAACTACCGGGGCTGGCGGATCGCCGAAGTGGTGCGCGTCGCCGACAAGCTCGGCGTCGACCGCCCGGTGATCAGCCAGCCGCTGTACAACATCGTCAACCGCCAGGCCGAAACCGAGCAGATCACCGCCGCCCAGACTTACGGCCTCGGCGTGGTGCCTTACAGCCCGCTGGCCCGTGGCGTGCTCAGCGGCAAGTACGCGCCGGACGTAACGCCGGATGCCAACAGCCGTGCCGGGCGCCAGGACAAGCGGATTCTGGAGACTGAATGGCGCGTGGAGTCGCTGCGCATTGCCCAGCAGATCCAGCAATACACCAAAGAGCGCGGGGTCGGCATTGTCGAGTTTGCGATTGCCTGGGTGCTGAACAACGGCGCGGTAACGTCGGCGATTGTCGGGCCGCGTACCGAAGCGCAATGGGATGCCTACACCAAGGCCCAGGCGGTGAAGATCACGGCCGAGGACGAGGCGTTCATCGATTCGCTGGTCACGCCTGGGCATGCCTCGACGCCGGGGTTCAACGATGTGAGCCATTTCGTGTCGGGACGCCGGCCGCGTTCGGCCTGA
- the rarD gene encoding EamA family transporter RarD, whose product MAKGIALSVTASTLFAVMYFYTSLLSPLSGVEIYGWRMLLTVPCMTVFMLLSGEWRRVAELLRRLAGQPKLIGGLALSSALLGVQLWLFMWAPLNGYSLDVSLGYFLLPLAMVLTGRIAYGESLSYLQKVAVFFASLGVLNELYQVGGFSWATLVVVVGYPLYFVLRKRLKTDNLGGLWVDMTLMLPVAYWFVRGGEQGFGVFDQYPALAWLIPLLGLISASALVVYIIASRLLPFSLFGLLSYVEPVLLLGVALLLGESIKSGEWLTYIPIWMAVMVLVFEGFKHLMRQRRP is encoded by the coding sequence TTGGCTAAAGGTATCGCTCTCTCGGTGACGGCTTCGACGCTGTTTGCCGTCATGTATTTCTACACCTCGTTGCTCAGCCCGCTGAGCGGCGTGGAAATCTACGGTTGGCGGATGCTGCTGACCGTGCCCTGCATGACCGTGTTCATGCTGCTGTCCGGCGAATGGCGTCGGGTGGCGGAACTGCTGCGCCGGTTGGCCGGGCAGCCGAAGCTGATCGGCGGCCTGGCGCTGTCGTCCGCCCTGCTCGGCGTGCAGTTGTGGCTGTTCATGTGGGCGCCGCTCAACGGCTACAGCCTCGATGTGTCGCTGGGCTACTTCCTGCTGCCGCTGGCCATGGTGCTGACCGGCCGGATCGCTTACGGCGAGAGCCTGTCGTACCTGCAGAAGGTCGCCGTGTTCTTCGCCAGCCTGGGCGTGCTCAATGAGCTGTATCAGGTGGGTGGTTTCTCCTGGGCGACGCTGGTGGTGGTGGTCGGCTATCCGCTGTATTTCGTGCTGCGCAAACGCCTGAAAACGGACAACCTCGGCGGCTTGTGGGTCGACATGACCCTGATGCTGCCCGTGGCCTACTGGTTCGTGCGGGGCGGCGAGCAAGGCTTCGGCGTGTTCGACCAATACCCGGCCCTGGCCTGGCTGATTCCCCTGCTCGGCCTGATCAGCGCCTCGGCGCTGGTGGTGTACATCATCGCCAGCCGTCTGCTCCCGTTCAGCCTGTTCGGCCTGCTCAGCTACGTGGAGCCGGTGCTGCTGCTGGGTGTGGCGCTGCTGCTGGGCGAAAGCATCAAGTCCGGCGAATGGCTGACCTACATCCCGATCTGGATGGCGGTGATGGTGCTGGTGTTCGAAGGCTTCAAGCACCTGATGCGCCAACGCCGCCCATAA